The DNA segment gcctgtgagaatacagttatctattttgcagacacagctttaaacaaacaatggttcTGCAATTCAGCAagttagcatttctctttacacacacaagtaaattaattgtcagcattttagcacaagcaaTGTGATTCTCAAtacatttctactatgaattcaaaacagcaaaccaggcctaatactcctttttacttagactatgcaaagaaagcttaattgaacaaaatatgttattaattcaaacagtcaaacaaacagaattcagtgtcacaattccccccttagaagctttttgatatttatatcatatagcttcttcattctgaatcacttgttgatacataattcttccatacatttgcatactacttttagttactgcattatctattatgctacgaataccattcatgattacAGGCATTAGGCAAGGTAAGAGCatacatcccattaaaatcaaaagaaccaatacaatcattgtcttcattcctccaaaccaattgaaccaacttccccaagcTCCAAGATTTATTTCTTTCCAAGTTTGTACTGGGAcataagcaagctttttgattttattagcaATGTCTTTCACTATATTGCCGTTGTCATCAattttcacacaacattctgtcaaattaaggagtccgcagacacctccttctttagctaacaaataatccaaggccaatCGGTTTTGAAGTATcgcttctctcatttgagttgattgatcagcaagcaaggttaaagcttcagctgtttgattggttattatttctattaccgcctgaagtctaataaggcgattcaaaatatatattgggccGCGGTAACCCActgaaccatcttgtgcccatgaagcaggatcataaTGTTCAATTATCCTTTCTGGAGTCCAAGTATCTCTCCAACCATTGTCTTGGCCTTTTGTTAAAGAAAGATCAAGTGCCCTTCTCTTTCTTTCAGATTGTTCTCCATCAAACACTGGAACTAAAGGATTTAGACTTCCACCTTTTATagtatacattggctgtatgattccaacataacaaataccagtccaatttaaagggagaattgcataagccttttgatcacaaatccaatagtgtccTTTCAATGCAGGCATAGTAGTATTGTGTAAAATTGGAGAATTTTTATTATAAGGAATATAATATGTATCCTTTGCACCGAGAGGGCCTGTGACAAtgcggtatccttgtcccaaaacaaaattacacttccataattgggattcatttctgtatgtacatctagtatcattattagtttggttccatactgtccaataattctgaaatcccataatAATGGTTCCATTAAGGTGTttccatagccaaccttgatcTTTTAAGATGGTAGGAATCGTTAAATTTCTTTCTTGGCAGTCACTCAATTGAATATCTGTGTAAGGATCTGAACATTTAGACCTACATGAACTCCGATTACGTGCACCAGGAATACATGAATACCATGTTCCATTTTCGAGTTGGATGTGTGTATTATTCCATTGGGAAACAAATTTAGTACAGTTTGTAACTGGACAATTACCAATGGAACAATATTCACGCCATCCCAatgtccaattacatttactggcTCCAACATATTTGCCTTTCGAAATATtctgttggagacaatatttgcccAAACTTGATTTGTACAATTCCCATTCATGTGGTTCTGTCCAGGTGCTCAGATTAACATGTACTTCACTTTTGTTACTTAAAAGCCAGTAgggtgcaaggggaaatcctatccatggccatttcaaaaatccttttggacttccacagatccaacaatttgtaaggttaaaccctttggctacctcttgagcgagttcaacaaacacactttcccttttttccttctggaatgagcTCCTTTGATCTCTACATATTCTCGCTTCTTGAGTGGAAAAAGGAGTTGGGAGgcagatatataccacaaataaagaagtgagacacaaaatagtaccaaggataggcttaaagcctagagaattaatatctgctgagtttcttcccattttaacATGAGATACAACTTAGGCCACAAATCTAGTACACAAATCTAATaccactgtttggaattctgtgattCACCCAAGTCCGAACCACTGTATGCCACTGATATGGTCTATCAAGGCGTGAACCAAGTAAAGGTGGTCGTTTCTGAATTACTACTACAGGAACTCGAAGATACCTT comes from the Rhineura floridana isolate rRhiFlo1 chromosome 7, rRhiFlo1.hap2, whole genome shotgun sequence genome and includes:
- the LOC133389564 gene encoding syncytin-2-like isoform X2, which encodes MGRNSADINSLGFKPILGTILCLTSLFVVYICLPTPFSTQEARICRDQRSSFQKEKRESVFVELAQEVAKGFNLTNCWICGSPKGFLKWPWIGFPLAPYWLLSNKSEVHVNLSTWTEPHEWELYKSSLGKYCLQQNISKGKYVGASKCNWTLGWREYCSIGNCPVTNCTKFVSQWNNTHIQLENGTWYSCIPGARNRSSCRSKCSDPYTDIQLSDCQERNLTIPTILKDQGWLWKHLNGTIIMGFQNYWTVWNQTNNDTRCTYRNESQLWKCNFVLGQGYRIVTGPLGAKDTYYIPYNKNSPILHNTTMPALKGHYWICDQKAYAILPLNWTGICYVGIIQPMYTIKGGSLNPLVPVFDGEQSERKRRALDLSLTKGQDNGWRDTWTPERIIEHYDPASWAQDGSVGYRGPIYILNRLIRLQAVIEIITNQTAEALTLLADQSTQMREAILQNRLALDYLLAKEGGVCGLLNLTECCVKIDDNGNIVKDIANKIKKLAYVPVQTWKEINLGAWGSWFNWFGGMKTMIVLVLLILMGCMLLPCLMPVIMNGIRSIIDNAVTKSSMQMYGRIMYQQVIQNEEAI